The sequence CACGTGCAGCCACTCACATATGATATCAGTAGTGTGTTCCAAGTGTAGAGTTTTAACGGAGATTTTCAGATCTTGTTTGCAAAATGCAGGAGCGATCAAAGATAGTGCAGTTGGAGAAATAGAACTTGTCCAATATTTCCTCTCGATTCTCAACTCCAGTGACGAATACACAAAATGGGGAAAGTTATCTGGCATAGAAATCGGACGATTATCAAGTGGAGGAGGAACAGATCTGGACAAAAGACGGAAAAAGCAATATCCAACAGATCACACTCAGGTAATCTGTTTGTGTTTAAATTAGAAAGAACGCATTGCAACATTTTCTACTCTCCAAGCATCTTACCATGTTCCAACACACTTTCTTGATGATGAGTTCGGGATGACAAAAAGAAGCTGCACATCTTTCTCTTGTTTCTCCACGTGGTATCGTGATACATTTCCGAACTTTACTGTTATGATGATTTTTCACCCAGGACTTCATTGTCAACAATGTAAGACGAACCCTTTTTGAGGCCATCTCATCATTTAAGGGTGACTTAGAAAACAGAAAAGATACGGCACGACTTATGGAAGAAGAGTTCAACCTTCTTCTGAAGGTTTTCCATCTTCCTTCAGAATCAGAAGAAGAAACTAATTGGAAGAGGGTAGCCACCAAATTACTAAATCTGTTTCGTACAGGACGAGTTGGCCATTATACATTAGACTCAATTCCAAGTAAAGCTCCATCCATTTCCTTTTGATATACCGAAGTACATATAGCTCCGCTCTGATAAGTTTATCACCCTGTCGAGTGATCTGAACGATAGACCCTTCCTTTCGACCCTCGACTGAACGATAGACCCTTCCTTTCGATCCACACAGTCGAGGAAGATGATCGCTAAAGCTACAATTTTAGGAGCAACTGTGTTCCGGTACTGCTTTGAAGGCGCCTTGAATGGTGCCTGGGGGAGTGTCCCATGGTGTCAACAGGTCAGTTCTTGAAGCCAATGTTCCCCCGGCCCTAATGAACTGGACTTAGGAAGTCTGTCGATTCAAATTTGGTCAACAAGTTTGTTTTGATCAATGGTAGAGAGTGATCATATAAGATTTGAATTCTAATTGCAAACtgaaattttcatatataatttaatctttaaGAACATGAAATCTAACCTGCAATTATTTCTTGGGAAATTGCCCAAAATTCATTTAAAAAGTATTCCGAAATTTCATTGAAACTTGGTTGAAATTTTGATCCAGTAATTTAAAAGAGGTTGTTTGTTCAATATTTCTGAACTAATATTTTGTCTTTTGACAGCGAAAACGTACACTAGCATGCTAAATATATTTCAATCATTTGCTTATTCCATGTATTATTTCAGCACATTGTTTTACCTCAAGGTAACCCAACAAACCAATAATAAACATCTAATATGTGGAATTATTCGGTTTTAAAGTAAGAAACTGGCCAACAACTTGAACCCATTATACTTGTAGATCATATTGCCTCTAGAAGAACACTCTTTTTGAAATTAAacttttcaaaatcaaataaaatgcgTACAGTGaaatcattttctataaaattaCTGCTCCAATCAACATTTTCAAACCTCCTCACCTCAGCCCGTTTGGTCAAGAAGGTCTTGAGATGAAAgcatttttttgtaaaaaaaaaaaattattttctcaaTAAATGTGATGTTTTTATCACAaaaaccatttttaaaaaacacttaaaaaatattttttgtaagctgaaatttatgattttttgatttttacttctaattcattttaaaaaattaaaataacagtATTTTTTTGAACATTTATCTAAACATCATaactatttttgttttttaaaataaaagcattttaaaaaattggacttatttatatattttttaaaataaaaaactacaaCTTTTTTATTTGAACTTGCTCGTGATAAATATACGAGCTGAATGTGCATTAGTTCAGAAGTTTATCTAGTACACATTTAAGAACAAAGTCGttataaaaaaagattaaaaaatatacaCAGCTtaatgtgtgtgtatgtatatatataatattggttATTACAAGTTATTATAAAAGGAGTATGTATCTTGTTAAACGGACGTATAAATCTTTATTCGCGGGATGAGTCAactttgttcatatttacaataaaaaataacatttttagcataaatattttttataggtgatctcaataaaatatatgtctcgAAAAATTAACGCGTAAAATCATgtaacatgaattttttttttaataaaaaagccTACTAGTCTAAATAATGCTTGCCAATTTAGTCATGGGGTGCAGCAAGATTGTTATGACTTTTACCATTTCTTGGAGTGTACTTCGCTAATCAAGTCAAACAAGATTAATTGTTGAATTAAGTGAAGCATTCCGCCAAAACTTAATTCgttcaaaagaaaattttagtCACAGATTTCGAATAAGGAATTTTTTTCACgaaatatcattaaatttttatctctttgaaaaaaaaaatctgattttGATTATTGCTTGGTAatccaatttttaaatttttatctcctcgaaaaaaaaaatctaattttgaTTATTGCTTGGTAATCCAATTTTAATCATGCTCGATTAATTCTCTCcttaattattatttcatcagttTTACTCATAAATGTGAAgcaatggattttttttttgtctgtaAGAAACAAAGATTCATGTTGTTTCTCATTAAGATAATTTATGCATAACCAAACGTCAAATATTTTATCACTAGATTAAATTATAGATAAGATGACTACTTAAATTGTAGCTAAGAGTTATTATTTTGAGGATtacgattttttgtttttaaaaaaaattgtcgaCAAAAACGATGAAATAAATGTACAATAACATGGAGAGGATGTCCAAACGATGACTCGTGGAAATTGTCAAACCTTCAAAGTTAAACAGTATTAAAACCGTGTCCGGCCGATGCCGCCTGGGTTCCCGGCGGTGGGGCATGAGCCTTCATCGGAAGCTGGCCGTTGTACATATTATTGAATGGCATATTCAAGAAAGGAAGGCCAAACGATGGATCATGAAAGTGGTGGCCACTACCTACTCCGCCTTTCACGTCACCACCTACGCCGCCATCCGACAGTCGAAgcccctcctcctcctcctcctcctcctcgtCTAACGGCAGTCTTTCATACGCCACATTGGTAAACGAGGCTGCAATTATAGTAACTGGGCCCGAGGCAATCAACGCACCGACAACATTCCCTCCCACCACTTGCCCTTGTCCACCGGCCAAGTATATGGTTAAACTGGTGGCACCCGGCGGCGCGGGCGGTGGAAGGAACGACCCAGACAACGACAATATCTCGAACCGCCCATTCAACGTCACTACCGACCCCCCCGCAGCCGGCTGCCGCAAACTCACGTTATTGACGATTCCAGTACCGCTTAACACACAAATCCCCTTCTGCCGCTTCCTGGCGTAACTCGCCACAGCCTCAAACACGTCGGCGCCGCTGCCAACCTCCAAGATATGTGATCTAAGAGTGTTCGCGCTTTCTCGAGTCACGATTACTGCAGGCTTAGGCTTGTTCTTGGAGCCCGGTGGACGGCCTCTTGGCCTACGCACCGCTGCATCGAGGGAACCCGGATAAGAATTATCTATATTATCCCCGGAAAAGTAGTTGCGGTTAGGTTCATCGTCGGAATTCGGCTGCGGTTGGAGATGGATCTGAGAAACAAAGTTAGAAGCTGAACTCAAGTCTAAACCAGCCATTTTTAACACTTAAAAGGTCGAGCAGGAAACTACAAAatgattaaagaaaaataaaatgttcaAATAAAGTATGATGGATTGAGCAAAAAAGAATATCACAGAATTCAAGCACAAGAATTGGAAGCATGGAGGGAATAGAAAATAACAGGAAACAAGTTGAGAGATAGAAAAGGTCGAGGAAAGTGTGTAGAGCAGTAGAGGGAGGGAGAGGATGGAATGTGACATATATTTCAATACatacaattttatatataaaaaatattaagtttatCACCGCATATGAATCAGATATTATCTTTATATATAGATNTGATGTGTATGAAATAAATCGTGAATGTGCATTGTATTCATCGAAGGAGCAAATGAAAGTATTCATGATAATGCTGCATATATA comes from Primulina huaijiensis isolate GDHJ02 chromosome 17, ASM1229523v2, whole genome shotgun sequence and encodes:
- the LOC140963184 gene encoding AT-hook motif nuclear-localized protein 23-like; translated protein: MAGLDLSSASNFVSQIHLQPQPNSDDEPNRNYFSGDNIDNSYPGSLDAAVRRPRGRPPGSKNKPKPAVIVTRESANTLRSHILEVGSGADVFEAVASYARKRQKGICVLSGTGIVNNVSLRQPAAGGSVVTLNGRFEILSLSGSFLPPPAPPGATSLTIYLAGGQGQVVGGNVVGALIASGPVTIIAASFTNVAYERLPLDEEEEEEEEGLRLSDGGVGGDVKGGVGSGHHFHDPSFGLPFLNMPFNNMYNGQLPMKAHAPPPGTQAASAGHGFNTV